The DNA segment CTTAAATGTATTTATATTCCACACTTTATAGCAATAATACGCTATATATACGATTACCGGTACCGTAAATGACAGTTTTACGCCTCTAAAGTAATCCAACTTCAACATGTATTTGCTGTCTGCCATAATCGCTGCAATTATCAGCCCACCAGCTAAAGATATTAAAACTGTCTTAAAGAAAATGTAAAGTGATTCTCTCACATAATGACCATCTTCTCCACTCTCGATAATTTTTTTGCTGCTATCGATAAAATACCCTATAGCCAATGATGGATATATTATAGATGACAATAAAGCTACTGATTTAACGCCAAGGTCATTGTACTTTGTTAAAATCAAAAGTACCGATATGACAATGCCTAAAATCGTAAGTATTAAAGAATACCTGTCTTTAAGCCCAAAAAGCATCAAAAGAAGAATTCCGCCTGCAACAACGCCTAAAGAAATCAACAATTCCATTACCTTTGATTGATGAACCGGACTTAAAGGCTTTACTACGCCTAAATTAAGTCCCGCATAACTTGCAAGGTCATTTATCTCTTTCAACATTGATATGTTCTGCTTCAAATTGTAATTTTGAGACTTAGTCGTATCTACTTTTGCCCTAATGTATATGATTCGCACATCTCTCTCTATGATAGATCTGTACCATCTGTCAACTATTCCACTTGTATCGTACTTAGCTGTCTCAGCTTCAGAAAGACCGTAAACTTTAGCTCCATTATAACCATCAAATTTCGTGAATTTTTCTGTTCCATCTTGCAAGTTTTTGCCCATAGGTGTATCAATAATTCCGATGGCGATTCCGTTCTTTTTAAATAAAGATGCCGCATACGATATTTTATCAGGGTTTCCCAATACATCATTTCCGCCAAACACTACTGTCTTCACGTCATAATGTTTTAAAAGCTCTACGTAGTTTTGTATGTCTTTGTCTTTTATACCATTGTAGTTTTCAATCCTTGGTATTATATCAAGACCCAATGATTTTACCATGTCTAAATCATTTTTGTCAAAACCTAAGCCTTGGTCAGCAAATGTGTTCATGTCTTCGTTTAAAATAAATGCATAGTCATCTCCATTTTTTAAAATGGTCAGCTTGTCAGAAGGCATCCTTTTAGTCAAAGATGACTTCAAGAAATCATAAGTTGAAACATCGTCTGTAGTTACAACGATATAATCCTTCTCGATCTTTTTTTGGCTGTCATTTAAACTTTTAAGGTATGATGTCAATGCAGAATTGCCAGTAGTATTCTTGAGGTTATAAATATTTTCCACATCCGACATCTTGTAAAGCGCTATTTTGCCGATTTCCTGAAGCCTGTTTAGCGTTACTTCAGGCACTGCCACTCCTTTTAAGCCGTTCTCTTTAAATGTTGTCAGCACGTCCTGTATGCTCATTCCCGTATTCTCAGCCAAATTTTCAAAGTTATAAAGATCAGCCACGGTTTCCACCGTGTTGTACTTATTTTCAACGCCAATTCTGGATACATCTACAATTGCAGATACTGCTAATGATAGTACTACAAAAAATACGAGTATTTTTTTTAGACTCAAAGAATATCTCTCCTTCATTATTTTAGTATTATATCACTTGAATTATATCACTTTAATATAACCTTGAGCAATACCATATTTTAGAAAAAAAATAAAGCGCTTTAAAGCGCATTTTAATTTTTTGTGTATTTTCCCATTACCACGATTATAGTATCAGCTTTCGCTTTTATTCCTCTGCCATCTGACCGTGGGAAAAGCAACAGATGATTTGCTGGTATCAATGCATTGTTTTTTAAATCTTTCCCACCTGTCAAATCCGATACGCCATCAGTGCTTGTGACAATCGTTGATGTATTGTCAGTTCTGACTATAGCCTCAGATCCTTGATAAAGTGTAATGCTTTCACCCGGCTTTAACTCGACTATATCGTAATTGCTGCTGCTTACTGCACCTACTTTGCTATCTATGTAATTCTTTAAATCATCGTACTTGCTATCTACATAGCTTTTTGTAACTATCGGATCCTGTTGACTGCCGGGATCTTGAGTCGAATCAGCGTACACAATTCCAATTACAGCTAACATCACAACAAATACCAATATCAATCCATAAATCTTCTTCACAAGCTAAGCCCCCTCTTTAGTTCTATTTTATACAAAAAATTTGCCTATTTCAACAAAAATCTCTTTAAATCTTGAAAAACGCCATAAAAATAAAAGGACATTTTTCTAAGCTGTCCCTAAAAATCTATCAACCCAAGGCTTATCTGCAATGCCTCATTTACTTTTTCCATCATCTCTTGGTCAAAATGACCTATCTTTTCCCTTAGACGCTTTTTGTCTATAGTCCTTATTTGTTCTAATAGAATAACTGAATCCTTATTAAGACCATATTCTGTCCCATTTATCTCAACATGTGTCGGCAATTTAGCTTTGTTTATCTGAGATGTTATTGCTGACACAATAACCGTAGGGCTGTACTTATTGCCGATATCGTTCTGTATCACGAGTACGGGCCTAACACCACCCTGTTCTGAGCCTATGACAGGGCTTAAATCAGCATATAAAATATCTCCGCGCTTTACAATCATATCAATCACACTTTTTCAATTTCTTTTCGTATCCGTTAAAGCATTCGTTGTCAGCGGTTAGGCCCAATTCCGCAAGTTCTGCATTTATAGCCGCCATCTCAAGGTACCCTTTTTTCATGCTCTCCCTTATTTTCATCTTCTTTCTCTCTTTAATGTACAATTTCATGGCTTCTCTTATAAATTCACTGCGGTTTCTATTTTCCATAGCTGCAAGTACATCAACTTCTTCCAGTAAGCTTTCCGGCAAACTGACGAGTATTCTTTTTGTCTCGCCCACAATTATGACCTCCTAACACACTTATATAATTTATTATATACTGCTATATATATTAATGTCAATCTTTATTATTTTTATACATAATATTTAACATTTTAAATAATTTTCTACTTTTGTTATCTCTCCATTAAATATATATATTCTTGGTACCCGTCTGGATATTCCACAATATACTTCATAAGAAATAGTTTTTAATTTCTTTGCAATTTCATCAGCACTTATGAATTTGCCATCTGCTTCTCCCATAATAGTGGCTGTATCACCTTCTTTAACATCTTCAATCGGCGTCACATCAATCATGCATTGATCCATGCATATTTTGCCAACTATAGGAGCGTATTTGCCATTTATTATGACATTGTGATTATTTGATAAAAGCCTGTTTAATCCATCTGCATATCCTATAGGCAAAGTGGCTATGCGACTTTTCCTGTTTGTCCTATATGTCCTGTTGTAGCTTATATATTCTCCTTTCTCTACATCTTTAACATAAACGACTTTCGACCTTAAAGATATGGTTGGCCTTAAATCGATTTTCTTATTGACTTCATCTGAAGGAAAACTGCCGTAAAGTATAATCCCCGGTCTTACCATGTCAAGGTGTGTCTCAGGCATGTCTAATATTGCAGCACTGTTTGCTATATGCCTAATAGGAATGTATATACCAGACTTTTTAAGCCTTTCTATAAGGCTTAAAAAAATCTTAAGCTGCCTTACCGTGTACTCCTTGTCTTTTTCGTCTGAGGACGAAAAATGGCTAAATATGCCTTCAATGTTGATTCCAGAAAGAGATGACATGGATAAAATTTCTTCATAAGCTTTATTCATGTCATTGTAGCCAATGCGTCCCATTCCCGTGTCTATCTTAACATGAATCTTAGCATCCTTGCCAAGTTTTTGGGCTACCTTTGCTACTTCTTTTACATAACTTAGCTCAAATGCTGTCTGCGTAATATCGTACTTTATGAACACATCAGCAAATTTTGCAGGAGTATATCCTAAAACGAGTATTGGCTTTGATATGCCTTGCTCTCTTAATTCCAAAGCCTCATCAATTGTCGCAACAGCCAGATAATCCACGCCGCAATTTATCAATTCCTTTGACACTTCATACGAACCGTGCCCATACGCATTTGCCTTGACTACAGCCATTATACCGGCATTTTTATCAGTGATCTTTCTTATCTCCTTGTAATTGTGAATTATATTATCCAAATTAACTTCCGCCCATGTTGGTCTATACAAATTAAACATAATTACCTCCAAATCATATTAAAGAATTTAAAATCATCAATGCTTCATCAGAACTGATTTTTTCATTAATCATCAAATCAACAATAAGACCACTTCTATCTAAAATATATCTATTCCCTTTTTTATAATAAGTAATATTTCCAATGCGCTCTTTATCAAAGCCTTTTCCATCAAAATCATTAACACTTTCAACAATTTTTATTATATCATTACCGTTTAAATATGTTAAATTAATTGAATTATTATTTGACATATCTATGGTTATATTTTCAAGGGCATAACCTTTAGGCATGTATTGGGGAAATACTGGATTTATTCCTGAGTATCTATAAACATCTTTTATGTCTACAGTCATATTAATATCAGTATTCAAGTATCTGCTAAATGTAGAAATATCTTTCTCAGCGAAAAGACCATCATCTAAATCTGGATTATACACGAAATTTCTATACTTTATCTCAGCAAAAACCTTCCCATTTATGTCGTAAATCTTCATAGATACCGGTTTGTAATCTTTTTTTGAAAATTCAACTGATTCATTGTACATAAAAGTATTTCCATTTAAGATCGGAACATCGATTCGGTAAAATTCACCATCACCGCTTTCTTTTATCTCTCCGGCTTTTTTAAAATTGTCTATAAATGATGTAAAAAGGGAGTATGCAGGTATATTTTCGCTATCATCCTCTATAAATGTCTGATTTATTTTCGAAAAATACACGTAACTCCTATTACCATCGTACACGATAACTTTATCAGGTTTATTAGACTCATCGTATATTTCCATGCGGTACTTTCCATCTTTATAAAACTGCTTCATAGTGTATCTCTTTGTATTTTTATTATTATTAAGCTGAATCTCCACATCTGAAGCATATGTTTTTAAATTTTGAATCGCTTTTTTTACATTTGAAGGCACATCTAAGCGAGACTTTTTTATGCATCCTGGCAAAAAAATAGTCAATATAAGCAATAACGCAAGCAAAAGTCTCCTCAATCACATCACCTCTTCACATTTTCATTACATAGGGAATATATTCAAGTATGTTTGTCGCAGTAAGTCCGTATTCTCCATACCTTTCTGATGCCATATCGCCTGCTTTTCCATGATAGTAAACTCCGTAAATGGCCGCTTTTACCTCCTTTAATCCCTGAACCAAAAATGACGATATCATGCCTGTCAAAACATCTCCTGAGCCTGCCGTAGCCATACCCGGATTCCCTGTACAATTAATATATATGCCTTCAGTATCGTTTCCTATTACTGTTCTTGAACCCTTGAGAACAAGTGTAGCTTTATACTTTGAAATGAACTTTTCAACAGTTTCGTATATATTATCATTTATTTCATTAGCAGAACCTCCTGATAATCGCGACATTTCACCAATATGTGGTGTTAAAATGACATCTTTCCCGATTATCATATCCACTGAATCAGATATAGCATTCAATGCATCAGCATCAAGAACTAACGGTTTTTCAAGCCTTAATATGACTTCCTTGACAAACTCTCTTACATCGCAGCTATTTGTAAGCCCAGGACCTATTGCTACAGCATCAACAGTATTCGCCAACTTTAATACTTCATCAACTGAACCTAAATAAAATGCCCCATCTTTGTCATCCAACCCATACGTTATGATTTCCCTCAAACTGCTTTGCATAATTCCTTGTATAGCCTTTGGAACAGCTAATTTTACTATGCCACATCCTGTCTTTATTGCACTCATAGCACACAAAGCTGCTGCACCAGTCATATTTTTTGAACCAGCTACAACCAAGAGTTTGCCATAATCTCCTTTATGGGTATTTCTGGCTCTTTTCGGCAGTACAACATCGTCCTGTGAAATCATATTGTACCTGCACTGAATATTGTCAACTAAATTGCGTGGTATGCCTATGTCTGCCACAATGACTTTTCCAGCGTAATCAACACCTGGATATACAGCAATTCCCTTTTTCATAAACTGCATGGTTACAGTAACAT comes from the Thermoanaerobacterium aotearoense genome and includes:
- a CDS encoding type II toxin-antitoxin system PemK/MazF family toxin is translated as MIVKRGDILYADLSPVIGSEQGGVRPVLVIQNDIGNKYSPTVIVSAITSQINKAKLPTHVEINGTEYGLNKDSVILLEQIRTIDKKRLREKIGHFDQEMMEKVNEALQISLGLIDF
- a CDS encoding LolA family protein, producing MRRLLLALLLILTIFLPGCIKKSRLDVPSNVKKAIQNLKTYASDVEIQLNNNKNTKRYTMKQFYKDGKYRMEIYDESNKPDKVIVYDGNRSYVYFSKINQTFIEDDSENIPAYSLFTSFIDNFKKAGEIKESGDGEFYRIDVPILNGNTFMYNESVEFSKKDYKPVSMKIYDINGKVFAEIKYRNFVYNPDLDDGLFAEKDISTFSRYLNTDINMTVDIKDVYRYSGINPVFPQYMPKGYALENITIDMSNNNSINLTYLNGNDIIKIVESVNDFDGKGFDKERIGNITYYKKGNRYILDRSGLIVDLMINEKISSDEALMILNSLI
- a CDS encoding DUF5693 family protein, which codes for MSLKKILVFFVVLSLAVSAIVDVSRIGVENKYNTVETVADLYNFENLAENTGMSIQDVLTTFKENGLKGVAVPEVTLNRLQEIGKIALYKMSDVENIYNLKNTTGNSALTSYLKSLNDSQKKIEKDYIVVTTDDVSTYDFLKSSLTKRMPSDKLTILKNGDDYAFILNEDMNTFADQGLGFDKNDLDMVKSLGLDIIPRIENYNGIKDKDIQNYVELLKHYDVKTVVFGGNDVLGNPDKISYAASLFKKNGIAIGIIDTPMGKNLQDGTEKFTKFDGYNGAKVYGLSEAETAKYDTSGIVDRWYRSIIERDVRIIYIRAKVDTTKSQNYNLKQNISMLKEINDLASYAGLNLGVVKPLSPVHQSKVMELLISLGVVAGGILLLMLFGLKDRYSLILTILGIVISVLLILTKYNDLGVKSVALLSSIIYPSLAIGYFIDSSKKIIESGEDGHYVRESLYIFFKTVLISLAGGLIIAAIMADSKYMLKLDYFRGVKLSFTVPVIVYIAYYCYKVWNINTFKKLADASIKILNTEIKIWHVLAVLIAGFVGIVYISRTGNSPVIKPTSIELKFRSLLEHYLVARPRTKEFLVGYPALILSIYAAKKKSKSMNFILGILASIGILSMPNTMSHVESVLKIALERTVISWVFGLVIGLVALKVVDIFMRYIKMKNVRN
- the alr gene encoding alanine racemase: MFNLYRPTWAEVNLDNIIHNYKEIRKITDKNAGIMAVVKANAYGHGSYEVSKELINCGVDYLAVATIDEALELREQGISKPILVLGYTPAKFADVFIKYDITQTAFELSYVKEVAKVAQKLGKDAKIHVKIDTGMGRIGYNDMNKAYEEILSMSSLSGINIEGIFSHFSSSDEKDKEYTVRQLKIFLSLIERLKKSGIYIPIRHIANSAAILDMPETHLDMVRPGIILYGSFPSDEVNKKIDLRPTISLRSKVVYVKDVEKGEYISYNRTYRTNRKSRIATLPIGYADGLNRLLSNNHNVIINGKYAPIVGKICMDQCMIDVTPIEDVKEGDTATIMGEADGKFISADEIAKKLKTISYEVYCGISRRVPRIYIFNGEITKVENYLKC
- a CDS encoding NAD(P)H-hydrate dehydratase, which translates into the protein MKIVSNGEMREIESIAINTVGLPSVCLMENAGRAVAEHAAEYLFSCKRKNIVILCGKGNNGGDGFVAARYLFNKGFDVKVFVVSNIGLISGDAKKNLDIIINMGIYVAEILQKEQLKFFEKNIKESDLVIDALYGTGLDREVSGISKDAIDIVNGSGKYVISVDIPSGINGDNGKVEGCAVKANVTVTMQFMKKGIAVYPGVDYAGKVIVADIGIPRNLVDNIQCRYNMISQDDVVLPKRARNTHKGDYGKLLVVAGSKNMTGAAALCAMSAIKTGCGIVKLAVPKAIQGIMQSSLREIITYGLDDKDGAFYLGSVDEVLKLANTVDAVAIGPGLTNSCDVREFVKEVILRLEKPLVLDADALNAISDSVDMIIGKDVILTPHIGEMSRLSGGSANEINDNIYETVEKFISKYKATLVLKGSRTVIGNDTEGIYINCTGNPGMATAGSGDVLTGMISSFLVQGLKEVKAAIYGVYYHGKAGDMASERYGEYGLTATNILEYIPYVMKM
- a CDS encoding CopG family ribbon-helix-helix protein: MGETKRILVSLPESLLEEVDVLAAMENRNRSEFIREAMKLYIKERKKMKIRESMKKGYLEMAAINAELAELGLTADNECFNGYEKKLKKCD